A DNA window from Solanum lycopersicum chromosome 3, SLM_r2.1 contains the following coding sequences:
- the LOC104646329 gene encoding uncharacterized protein → MAEYKACILDFKISIDMNFHELLVMEDSDLLIYQVKGEWAVKNMNIISYVQHTPRIQNELVDALAIIASMIKHPNTHYIDSLDIDLKEYPVHCSHVEAEPDGLPWYLDIKKYLESGSYPEDAKSKQKEFSMLYGS, encoded by the exons ATGGCCGAATATAAAGCTTGTATCCTCGATTTTAAAATCTCCATTGACATGAATTTCCACGAGCTATTGGTCATGGAAGATTCAGATCTTTTGATATATCAGGTTAAAGGAGAGTGGGCCGTGAAGAATATGAACATTATATCTTACGTACA acatactccaAGAATACAAAATGAGTTGGTTGATGCTCTTGCCATCATCGCTTCAATGATTAAACATCCGAATACTCATTATATTGATTCTCTAGATATAGATCTGAAAGAATatccagtccattgttcacatgttgaagcagaaccagacggtttgccttggtatctcgatataaagaagtatttggAGTCAGGGAGTTATCCTGAAGATGCCAAATCCAAACAAAAGGAATTCAGTATGCTGTATGGCTCTTAA